A stretch of Usitatibacter palustris DNA encodes these proteins:
- a CDS encoding fibronectin type III domain-containing protein has product MKSFTRALAVLAVSLLSLHANAVTTIVNEAWPAGQVRTLVTNINGPINGQQTSFTGYTAGPYNYVLWPFKVTQTGVYTATAATTGVAVNTTWFLNGFFSPSNTAPTTPLSSFIVAVLSLQSASPYVGTFTGMTFTAGQQYSILVAFNSNSIVGDFATVAITGPGCVIIGPVLCKPTEPLSPAAVGSGTTATVTFAAPTSDGGSPITGYTVVSNPAGGVDSNAGSTSTTHVVTGLTYGTSYTFTVVATNAQGSGGASLPSNSVTAMAVPNAPAIGAATPGNGQVSVAFTAPAANGSAILDYTANCGGTTATGAGSPIVVASLANGTPYTCTASARNAVGNGPASAASASVTPFTIPGAPAIPTVTRGNGQLTVAFTAPASNGSAITGYTVNCGGTIATGTTSPITVSGLTNSTSYTCTVFATNGAGNGPPSAASAPAVPAQSTASGASATGTGTISASFTGGGAACTFAVGQFIPLTGHAASPPNGTAPGATTFPHGLFDFRLTGCTPGSAITMTVTYPAALPAGSVYWKYGPTPSDTRPHWYTLPATIAGTTAIFTITDGQLGDDDLLANGTIVDQGGPGVPGAPGTVTAVPTLSEWMLMLLALVMLGSVVVIRRPSR; this is encoded by the coding sequence ATGAAAAGCTTCACGCGCGCACTCGCGGTACTCGCGGTATCCCTTCTTTCACTCCACGCTAACGCAGTCACCACCATCGTCAACGAGGCTTGGCCCGCCGGCCAGGTCAGGACGCTGGTCACGAACATCAACGGGCCGATAAACGGCCAGCAGACGTCGTTCACCGGCTATACCGCCGGTCCGTACAACTACGTCCTGTGGCCGTTCAAGGTGACGCAGACGGGCGTGTACACCGCCACGGCCGCGACGACGGGCGTTGCCGTGAACACCACCTGGTTCCTCAACGGGTTCTTCAGCCCGTCGAATACCGCGCCGACCACGCCGCTCAGCAGCTTCATCGTGGCGGTGTTGTCGCTCCAGTCCGCCTCGCCGTACGTCGGCACCTTCACGGGCATGACCTTCACGGCCGGGCAGCAGTACTCGATCCTCGTCGCCTTCAACTCGAACAGCATCGTGGGGGACTTCGCCACCGTCGCGATTACCGGGCCCGGCTGCGTCATCATCGGGCCGGTCTTGTGCAAGCCAACCGAACCGCTCTCGCCGGCGGCGGTGGGCTCCGGAACGACGGCCACCGTGACGTTTGCCGCACCCACGTCGGACGGTGGGTCACCCATTACCGGCTACACGGTCGTGTCCAACCCCGCGGGCGGCGTGGACAGCAACGCGGGCAGCACGAGCACCACACACGTGGTCACGGGCCTGACGTACGGCACGTCGTACACATTCACCGTGGTGGCAACCAACGCGCAGGGTTCGGGAGGCGCATCCCTTCCGTCCAATAGCGTTACGGCGATGGCGGTTCCGAACGCCCCGGCGATCGGCGCGGCCACACCCGGCAACGGCCAGGTGTCGGTCGCGTTCACCGCGCCCGCCGCGAACGGCTCTGCGATCCTCGACTACACGGCGAACTGCGGCGGCACGACCGCGACCGGTGCTGGATCGCCGATCGTCGTGGCCAGCCTCGCGAATGGCACGCCCTACACGTGCACGGCGTCCGCAAGGAATGCCGTTGGAAACGGTCCCGCGTCCGCAGCGTCTGCGAGCGTCACGCCGTTCACGATTCCCGGCGCACCCGCGATCCCGACAGTGACCCGCGGCAACGGCCAGCTCACGGTGGCCTTCACGGCGCCGGCTTCGAACGGCTCCGCGATCACCGGATATACCGTCAACTGCGGCGGCACGATTGCGACGGGCACCACGTCGCCGATCACGGTGTCGGGCCTCACGAACAGCACGTCGTATACCTGCACCGTGTTCGCGACCAATGGCGCGGGCAACGGCCCGCCGTCCGCCGCTTCGGCGCCTGCGGTACCCGCGCAGAGCACTGCGAGCGGGGCGTCGGCCACAGGCACGGGCACCATCAGCGCGTCCTTCACCGGCGGCGGCGCGGCGTGCACCTTTGCGGTGGGCCAGTTCATTCCGCTGACGGGACACGCGGCGAGCCCGCCCAACGGCACCGCACCGGGAGCGACGACATTCCCGCACGGGCTGTTCGACTTCCGCCTCACAGGCTGCACGCCGGGTTCGGCGATCACGATGACGGTCACGTATCCGGCGGCACTGCCTGCGGGATCCGTCTATTGGAAGTACGGACCGACGCCGTCGGACACCAGGCCGCACTGGTACACATTGCCGGCGACGATCGCGGGCACCACGGCGATCTTCACGATCACCGATGGGCAACTGGGTGACGACGATCTCCTCGCCAACGGCACGATCGTCGACCAGGGTGGCCCGGGTGTTCCGGGTGCTCCGGGAACCGTAACGGCAGTCCCGACGCTCTCCGAGTGGATGCTGATGCTGCTCGCACTCGTGATGCTGGGTTCCGTCGTCGTGATCCGGCGTCCTTCGAGGTAG